A region of Vigna radiata var. radiata cultivar VC1973A chromosome 6, Vradiata_ver6, whole genome shotgun sequence DNA encodes the following proteins:
- the LOC106764658 gene encoding rust resistance kinase Lr10 isoform X2: MFRPEQSVGIYFSDNEGVMEFEPRFVKLGQCVTYFIVRYVAGTMLFIVFLVYKWRRRHSSVYENIENYLEQNSLMPIRYSYKEIKKMAKGFNEKLGEGGYGSVFKGKLRSGPSVAIKVLRNSKGKGEDFISEVATIGRIHHQNVVHLIGYCAEGSKRALVYDFMLNGSLDKFIFSTKGNVHLTYDTIHDIAIGVARGISYLHHGCEMQILHFDIKPHNILLDEKFTPKISDFGLAKLYSTDKSVVSMTAARGTIGYMAPELFYKNVGRISHKSDVYSFGMFLMEIASKRKNLNPHAEHSSQLYFPFWIYDQLDKGKDTEMEDVTENENKIVKKMIIVSLWCIQLKPNDRPSMNKVLEMLEGDIANLKLPPKPSLYPHETLEDDERISSHQTTLSDFVGSSSY, encoded by the coding sequence ATGTTTAGACCAGAGCAATCTGTTGGAATTTATTTCTCTGACAATGAAGGCGTCATGGAGTTTGAACCACGATTTGTTAAATTGGGACAGTGTGTTACATACTTCATAGTTAGATATGTTGCTGGCACCatgttgtttattgtttttttggTATACAAATGGAGAAGAAGACATTCGTCAGTATacgaaaatattgaaaattatttagagCAAAATAGCTTGATGCCTATTCGATACTCATACAAGGAGATTAAGAAGATGGCCAAAGGTTTCAATGAAAAGTTGGGTGAAGGAGGTTATGGCTCTGTATTCAAGGGGAAGTTGCGAAGTGGACCTTCTGTTGCCATAAAAGTATTACGAAATTCAAAAGGTAAAGGAGAAGATTTTATCAGTGAAGTTGCAACAATTGGAAGAATACATCACCAAAATGTAGTGCATTTAATTGGATATTGTGCTGAGGGCTCAAAACGTGCACTTGTCTATGACTTCATGCTCAATGGATCTCttgacaaatttatattttctacaaAAGGGAATGTACATTTAACCTATGACACAATACATGATATAGCAATTGGAGTAGCACGTGGAATTTCGTATCTACATCATGGGTGTGAGATGCAGATTTTGCATTTTGACATCAAACCCCACAACATCCTGCTTGATGAAAAATTCACTCCAAAGATATCTGATTTTGGATTGGCAAAACTATATTCAACAGATAAAAGTGTTGTGAGTATGACAGCAGCAAGAGGAACAATTGGGTACATGGCTCCAgagttgttttataaaaatgtcgGAAGAATATCACATAAGTCTGATGTTTATAGTTTTGGAATGTTTTTGATGGAAATAGCAAGCAAGAGGAAAAACCTAAACCCCCATGCTGAGCATTCAAGCCAACTTTACTTTCCCTTTTGGATTTATGATCAACTTGATAAAGGGAAAGATACAGAAATGGAAGATGTCACCGAGAATGagaacaaaattgtaaaaaagatGATCATAGTTTCACTTTGGTGTATACAATTGAAACCAAATGATCGCCCTTCCATGAATAAAGTTTTGGAAATGCTTGAAGGAGACATTGCAAACCTAAAATTACCTCCAAAGCCTTCTCTGTATCCACATGAAACATTGGAAGATGATGAAAGAATATCCTCTCACCAAACAACATTGTCTGACTTTGTTGGTTCTTCAAGTTATTAA
- the LOC106764658 gene encoding rust resistance kinase Lr10 isoform X1, whose translation MVYRGGFFVAMFRPEQSVGIYFSDNEGVMEFEPRFVKLGQCVTYFIVRYVAGTMLFIVFLVYKWRRRHSSVYENIENYLEQNSLMPIRYSYKEIKKMAKGFNEKLGEGGYGSVFKGKLRSGPSVAIKVLRNSKGKGEDFISEVATIGRIHHQNVVHLIGYCAEGSKRALVYDFMLNGSLDKFIFSTKGNVHLTYDTIHDIAIGVARGISYLHHGCEMQILHFDIKPHNILLDEKFTPKISDFGLAKLYSTDKSVVSMTAARGTIGYMAPELFYKNVGRISHKSDVYSFGMFLMEIASKRKNLNPHAEHSSQLYFPFWIYDQLDKGKDTEMEDVTENENKIVKKMIIVSLWCIQLKPNDRPSMNKVLEMLEGDIANLKLPPKPSLYPHETLEDDERISSHQTTLSDFVGSSSY comes from the coding sequence GATTTTTTGTAGCAATGTTTAGACCAGAGCAATCTGTTGGAATTTATTTCTCTGACAATGAAGGCGTCATGGAGTTTGAACCACGATTTGTTAAATTGGGACAGTGTGTTACATACTTCATAGTTAGATATGTTGCTGGCACCatgttgtttattgtttttttggTATACAAATGGAGAAGAAGACATTCGTCAGTATacgaaaatattgaaaattatttagagCAAAATAGCTTGATGCCTATTCGATACTCATACAAGGAGATTAAGAAGATGGCCAAAGGTTTCAATGAAAAGTTGGGTGAAGGAGGTTATGGCTCTGTATTCAAGGGGAAGTTGCGAAGTGGACCTTCTGTTGCCATAAAAGTATTACGAAATTCAAAAGGTAAAGGAGAAGATTTTATCAGTGAAGTTGCAACAATTGGAAGAATACATCACCAAAATGTAGTGCATTTAATTGGATATTGTGCTGAGGGCTCAAAACGTGCACTTGTCTATGACTTCATGCTCAATGGATCTCttgacaaatttatattttctacaaAAGGGAATGTACATTTAACCTATGACACAATACATGATATAGCAATTGGAGTAGCACGTGGAATTTCGTATCTACATCATGGGTGTGAGATGCAGATTTTGCATTTTGACATCAAACCCCACAACATCCTGCTTGATGAAAAATTCACTCCAAAGATATCTGATTTTGGATTGGCAAAACTATATTCAACAGATAAAAGTGTTGTGAGTATGACAGCAGCAAGAGGAACAATTGGGTACATGGCTCCAgagttgttttataaaaatgtcgGAAGAATATCACATAAGTCTGATGTTTATAGTTTTGGAATGTTTTTGATGGAAATAGCAAGCAAGAGGAAAAACCTAAACCCCCATGCTGAGCATTCAAGCCAACTTTACTTTCCCTTTTGGATTTATGATCAACTTGATAAAGGGAAAGATACAGAAATGGAAGATGTCACCGAGAATGagaacaaaattgtaaaaaagatGATCATAGTTTCACTTTGGTGTATACAATTGAAACCAAATGATCGCCCTTCCATGAATAAAGTTTTGGAAATGCTTGAAGGAGACATTGCAAACCTAAAATTACCTCCAAAGCCTTCTCTGTATCCACATGAAACATTGGAAGATGATGAAAGAATATCCTCTCACCAAACAACATTGTCTGACTTTGTTGGTTCTTCAAGTTATTAA